In Drosophila ananassae strain 14024-0371.13 chromosome 3R, ASM1763931v2, whole genome shotgun sequence, the DNA window TGGTCTTACATTATGTGGTACAATGAAATTAAGTTGACAAATGATGATCTACCTtacgaatatatatatgacaATGATGACCCTTATGTTCCGACCTTCAAACCGGATGCACCAAGCAGCACCAGCCTCAACGCCGTTGCTGCTGAAGCTCCAACCAAAACACAAACTTCAAAACAAATCCCTCCCGTTCCACACTCGTCGTATCGGAAAGATGGTAAACGTATCTATAAGTTTTCATGTACGCATAGCGACAGAGAAAAGATGGAGCTGTGGAAGGAAGCCTATGATGTGAGACTtttcttacaaaaaaaatcataaatttggtttatttttattttaaatgttttttaagatatacAACTCAAATCAAAAACATACTGTGATTGTCGAGAAAGCGAGAGAAAATGATACTGTGATTACAGTAATACATCCTTGTCTGCACAGGATCAAAGGTCCTGTTGATCCCGAAATGGCTACCAAGTGTCCTTATTGTAAAAAGCTTATTCGCACAACCAAAGTGCTTCCTAATTTATAAATAGCATACAACTTGTGACAAAGGAtgtaaaatattcaataaaccTGGAATATCCTGACAGGAATTTTCTTGTGTCAAGGAATACGGTTTTTTTGGCGGGAAATTCTGTCTTATCAGTCAAGACAACAACAAAGGTAAACAATAACATTCGCCAGTATGACCAAGGCGAGTCGAAAATACCAGCACAAATGGTTGAAATTGTAAATGCtattatttcataaataagtcaaataacataaaaaagaaaatggatttaaataatttaatgcattcatctttatttaaaatgtctAAGCATTGGTTTTATTGAAATGCATCTATTTCTCTTTGTCTGGCAACACCGAATAGGGCTGCCAGCTGTTATCATTTTGGCGGGGAAATTTTTCCCATCC includes these proteins:
- the LOC6502430 gene encoding uncharacterized protein LOC6502430, translated to MFSNIDGWILGAAFSWIAFQLLLILHTLQTSLKIFLLNTTPIDLIFYIMWSYIMWYNEIKLTNDDLPYEYIYDNDDPYVPTFKPDAPSSTSLNAVAAEAPTKTQTSKQIPPVPHSSYRKDGKRIYKFSCTHSDREKMELWKEAYDIYNSNQKHTVIVEKARENDTVITVIHPCLHRIKGPVDPEMATKCPYCKKLIRTTKVLPNL